One genomic window of Megachile rotundata isolate GNS110a chromosome 12, iyMegRotu1, whole genome shotgun sequence includes the following:
- the Sgf29 gene encoding SAGA-associated factor 29, with protein MPFTADAAASQIQERLKNLYHLVHEIESQRVRSEHNLNSIVKTYEKVTPEDKVSPYYQQKLKNLYNAAIGDSQQEEEILRKALGKINEIRAIRNERRIQARNAGNKETIRRGALMKMLLSTAQTLPLYVGKTPGAKPPPLCGAISAEPTYIAKMGDMVAALVKGSEEEENWILAEVVQFNSATNKYEVDDIDEEQKDRHTLSRRRVVPLPLMRANPETDPHALFPKGSIVMALYPQTTCFYKAVVNQLPTTATEEYEVLFEDATYADGYSPPLNVAQRYVISIKESKKNKSQC; from the coding sequence ATGCCGTTCACGGCAGATGCCGCAGCCAGCCAGATCCAGGAGCGTCTGAAGAACTTATACCACCTGGTGCACGAGATCGAGAGTCAACGAGTTCGCTCGGAGCACAACCTGAACAGCATCGTAAAGACTTACGAGAAAGTAACTCCGGAAGACAAAGTATCTCCCTACTATCAACAGAAGTTAAAGAACCTGTACAACGCGGCGATAGGCGACTCCCAGCAAGAAGAGGAGATCCTACGCAAGGCATTAGGAAAGATCAACGAAATTCGCGCGATCAGAAACGAGCGACGCATCCAGGCTCGTAATGCCGGGAACAAAGAGACGATTCGTCGAGGTGCCCTGATGAAGATGCTGCTAAGTACAGCACAGACGTTGCCTCTGTACGTGGGCAAGACACCAGGGGCGAaaccgccgcccctgtgtggggCAATCTCCGCCGAGCCCACGTATATCGCGAAAATGGGAGACATGGTGGCAGCCCTGGTGAAGGGCTCCGAGGAGGAGGAGAACTGGATCCTGGCTGAAGTGGTGCAGTTCAACTCGGCGACGAACAAGTACGAGGTAGATGACATCGACGAGGAGCAGAAGGACAGACATACCCTGTCTCGAAGGAGGGTGGTGCCCCTGCCCTTGATGAGGGCTAATCCAGAGACTGATCCGCACGCCCTCTTCCCCAAAGGCTCCATCGTTATGGCGCTGTATCCTCAAACGACCTGCTTCTACAAGGCGGTGGTGAACCAACTGCCGACGACCGCCACCGAGGAGTACGAGGTGCTCTTCGAAGATGCCACCTACGCGGACGGTTATTCGCCGCCATTGAACGTTGCTCAGCGTTACGTGATCTCCATCAAGGAGAGCAAGAAGAATAAGAGCCAGTGTTAG